A segment of the Corylus avellana chromosome ca2, CavTom2PMs-1.0 genome:
TCGAACATTTCCTTCATATTTCATGGTGCTTGCGTCTTTTCGAGTCCTTTTAGTACCTTTTTGTGAGCCGGATCCTTTCCCATGAAGAAGTTTCGTGTCGCACAACATTTACTTCATTGAGTAAAACTAGACTTTCTATGCATGTATTCATACTAAGCAATAaattatatagttttttaatttcaagacTAACAAACCTATTGGTCTTGAGATCATATAAGAACATCTCTTTACTACTTGTCACAATTAGAATCTCGTTTTTGTTCCTAAAACTCAATGTCTCCCCCAACCATTCCCAATCCCTTAAATCAGTAGTATATTGTTTAGTCCAAGACTATTTCGCCATATTCTTTCATCGACCAAATGCAACAACCATCATATTGCTGACCCAAATGGTAATCAACCAAAGGGTCATTTCCTATTGGGTTATTTTGTATCAAAGAGAGCAATCCATCAGAAACCACAAGAGAATAGGTTCGCGATGGCAGATTAGCTAGAACATTCGGAAGCTTCATCACTCGAAATTCCTCATCACACATATGAAACAACAGGATCACCATCTTTCCATACTCCAAGAACCCCCTATATCTGTTTGTATGCCCAACCCAATGGCTAGCCCCATTCATGAAAACCTGCCCCAAATTTCTCTCAAGTTTAGAAGAGTGAAAGTCGTCGTTGGCACGATATGGAATTCCCTTTCTGTAAATATGTGTATACATCATTCTCAGCGCCTTGTAATCATTACAGTTGTTGGTGCTCTCGTTGTGTTTGATGTGCATGGAAATAAAAGCAGTGCTACTGATTAAAGACATCCACGAACGTAACACTAGTTATTGTGTTTTTGTGATATCCGAAACCACTTGAAATGGGCCAGAAATAGTTCAAAAGGGAGGCCTGTGAGAAATATTACCCGGATAAATAAGAAATAGGatcttctctattttaaatCAACTACATAATATCCGATTAGTTATAGTAGATGGATAACTAGCTAGACATTATCTAGatcatttaaaatggagagaatcttGTTCCGATAAATTAAGGGTGAAAATTCGTGTTTACGTGTTGGGTTCGGGTCATATTGagtatgagtataagattatgtaagttaattttaattcgactcatttaattataCGTGTCAAACATTCTAATTataaccttttaattttgtacTGGGTTCGTATTAAGTTCACGGGTCATGTTAAATATTGTCTGTCATTATGCTGTGTGTTGAGTTCATGGGTCATAAGTTATGTTGAAatatgaatataagactatatatatcaaTGCTAATCTAACATATTTAATCAAATGAGTCAAACTCTTTCGATTATAGTTGtgttgaatttattttagatttgTTAAAAATTACCTAACGCACTTTGGTACTTGCAAGTTGCAACCCCATCGTTAAAAACTCTGTTGTAAAAACAGCGCTAAAAAAATGGAATGGTAAAACTAATGCTCGTAACAAAGAAATGTATCCAATGAATTGACTCGGTGGGTCTCAGCAAGAAATTTTGTGTGAGCGATTATTTCCCTCTGTTTTCTTCTTATAGAGGTTGAGCTCTCTCAAAATCTCGCAAAACCCATCTCCGATTTTCAtctattattgtttcttttcaacTAAATCAAGCTTggatatatatacaaatatagcTTCAATCCAATAATACCCATGACAAAATGCTCAACATTTCGCAGAGAGCTCCTCTGCAACTCTATCAGGAGAGTCCTCAAGCTGGGCATCTCTTCAATCCCATGTAAGTTCCCTGCTCTgcttcactctcactctcactttCACTTTTCAGTTCTCACCGTTCCATCAAACAAAGCCCCTGAAACTGAAAATAATGGTGAAACTGAGCCCCCAATACCTGATGAAATCTTCAAGTCGAGTCCCAAATTGGGTTCTTACAAGTTGGGTGATTCCACTTTCTATTCACTCATTGAGAACTATGCCGACTCTGGTGATTTTCGGTCGTTAGAGAAGGTTTTAGATCGAATGAAACGCGAAAACCGAAGGTTTATTGAGAAAAGTTTTGTTGTTATGTTTAGAGCTTATGGGAAAGCTCATTTACCCGAAAAAGCTGTTGAATTGTTTGATAGAATGGTGTGTGAGTTTCAATGTAGGAGGACTGTGAGGTCGTTTAACTCTGTGCTTAATGTTATTATACAAGAAGGTTGTTTTTCTCGGGCATTAGAGTTTCATTCGCATATTGTGGGTAGTGGGAATGAGAATATTTCACCCAATGTGCTTACTTTCAATTTGGTTATAAAGGCTTTGTGTAAGTTGGGATTGGTTAATAGAGCAGTTGAGATGTTTAGAGAAATGCCGGTTAGGAAATGCATTCCCGATGTGTTCACGTTTAGTACATTGATGGACGGGTTGTGCAGGGAGAATAGGATTGACGAGGCAGTTTCACTGTTGGATGAGATGCAAATTGAGGGGTGTTTCCCGAATGCTGCAACATTTAACGTTTTGATCAACGCTATGTGCAAGAAGGGTGACTTGGCACGTGCTGCAAAGCTCGTTGATAATATGTTTCTCAAAGGGTGCGTTCCTAATGAAGTGACTTATAACACCCTCATCCATGGTTTGTGCCTCAAGGGCAAGTTGGAGAAGGCAGTGAGTCTATTGGATAGAATGGTATCGAGTAAATGTGTGCCTAACGATGTCACATATGGAACACTCATCAATGGGCTTGTCAAGCAAGGAAGAACTGTTGATGGTGCTCATGTGCTGATCTCTATGAAGGAGAGAGGGCATTGTGCAAATGAGTATGTTTATTCAGCCCTTGTTAGTGGGTTGTTTAGGGAGGGAAAGACTGAAGAGGCAATGAAATTGTGGAAGGAGATGACGGAAAGGGGATGTAAACCCAATACTGTTGTTTATAGTGCTCTTATAGATGGTCTGTGCCGAGAAGGAAAGCTGGATGAAGCAAAAGAAGTTCTCTCTGAGATGATGAATGAGGGTTGCATGCCCAATGCTTTCACTTATAGCTCCTTAATGAAGGGGTTTTTCCAAACGGGTGATAGCCTTAAAGCAATTCTTGTGTGGAAAGAGATGGCAGAGAATAACTGTACCCATAATGAGGTTTGTTACAGTGTACTTATTCATGGCTTATGTGAGGATGGGAAGCTTAGGGATGCCTTGATGATGTGGAAGCAGATGTTGGGCAAGGGATTTAAACCTGATGTTGTGGCTTACAGTTCAATGATTCATGGGCTTTGCAATGCGGGCTTGGTAGAGCAGGGTTTGAAACTTTTCAATGATATGCTTTGTCAAGAGCCTGAATCGCAACCAGATGTGATCACTTATAACataattttcaatggtttgtgcAAGCAGAGTAACATCTCCCATGCCATTGATCTTCTAAATAGTATGCTGGATCAGGGTTGTGATCCTGACTTAGTTACATGCAATATTTTTCTGAGAACTTTAAGAGAAAAGGTACACCCACCTCAAGATGGGAGGGAGTTTTTAGACGAGCTTGCAGCCCGGCTGTTTAAGCGGCATAGAATTTTAGGTGCTACCAGAATTGTAGATGTGATGTTGCAAAAGTTTCTGCCTCCTAAAGCCTCTACTTGGGCAAGAGTTGTTCAAGAGCTTTGCAAACCTAAGAAAATTCAAGCTGCCATTGACAAGTGTTGGAGCAGCCTATACTGCTGATGTCTGAagtaagtcttttttttttcttttcctattattGTCTTGCCCTTCAAAGTTTAGTTAGACTGTTGACTACAACTACTTCTAAAATATGATTTTGAAGTTATCTTTAAGAATGACGCTGCATATGTTTGTAGTTATCTTTAATCATTTGCATAATTgcatttgcttttattttagttGCGTAATCCACTTTCCTTGTTGTAAGACTTTACTTCACAAACCATTTGGAAATTGTGGAGGATATGAAATATGAACCGCTGCGTCGTAATATCTAGACATCAGAGGATACTAGCAGTAATCCAATGAAGGTATATTGATAGTAGTCTTCACATAgatacatgcatatatacacaCCTGCTACTTTCCAAGACTGTTTGGAATCAATTTCTCTCATAAAACAAATTGGTTAATTAATAAACTTGATATTGATGAATGATATGAGATGTTCTTCCCTTTAAAGTAGGCAAGGACAATATTAGTTTAATGCTTTCTCCAACACATGCACCCTAACAAAGAAATAGCTTAGTGATTAAGTGGGCTGTGCTTTTGTTCAACAAGAAGGAGAATTATAGAACAAGAGTGAATTTTAGCTGGGGACTAGTTTGTCTCTAATCATGCTATGAAAAATGGTTTCCAAGGGTTTAGAGAATGAGTTTGGATGAGAATATGCTACTTGCTTTGAAGCCGTATCTTAAGTCACAAAGTGCAAAGGAATCTGCACCAAATGTATTTTGGATTTCTTAATTGATAAAAACACTAGAAAGTCATTGAAAATTAACTGCTATATCACTTCATCTATTTTCTAAAAGAAGGTATTTTCTGTTGTTGCTTCATATTTATTAAGTCGAGAATATTAGATTTAAAAGACTCCCCTCTatgctttttgatatatacaacattacttatataaaaaaaacattatattcAAAAGAGAATCATGTTATTATTTTGAGCTCCTTGAGATGGTGCCTGAAGGTTGAGCCAGCTACTACTATGGATTATTGAGTTGATATAACGGTATAAGAATTCCTGATAAATCATGTATGAGCTCCAAACCCTGTCATAGAAACGTTAACTGTAATAGTTCCTATTGTTTGCTGGTAATCAATTCTaccaaaatttttataatagcttcctaaaaaaatgatttagttATTCGGCTTCTTACATTTAGGACTTACGTCTCAACTTCTGAAATAGATGGAacctttttttaatatgggaATCCTATCTTTTGTTCAAAATTTCAGATGAAGAAGGCTATtgaatgcttttttcttttttttttcagttgtgAGTCTACTAACGTAAGGTTTTTGTATTTGAAGAGCAAACATAAACAGCTAGACTTTTGAGTGTTCATATAAATGTTCAAAGCCATGAAACTGCAACCCTATATAATACTAGTATAAAATTTAGGTATTTGATTTCTCACTTGTACATGAATAGTTATACAACATAATATGATACAATCTGTCACTTGCTGTAACAAATTGGAGGGCCTAGACCTGTGTACAAGTAGGTGAACCCAATATTTGACATGCTAGAATGATTCAGTCTATGGGGTTTTATTATTAACATTTGCTAGTTGATAAATTTGATGTGTACTCATGCACTGTAGAAGTTTTTTATATAAATGGGATACTTGctccttgtatatatatatatataggagtgTGGCATCTGTGATGTCTGTAGGAattcttttctgttttatttcttttttggtttaggGATGTCTGTAGAATTACATTCATCAAAAAGAAAGTGTATCTTCTGAAGTCTTTCTTGATTCAATGTTGGTGCAGCTTTACTAGAGACGATCAGACGAATAAATAGTACAGTGCTTGGAACGAAACTGACAATAATTGTTCTTAAATCATCTAAAATAGGTAATCCTAGTCAGGTACAAGTGTAGAAGTTTTGTCTTATCTTGGGTTGAACAGATTATAGTCATTGATTTGCTTGAATCTTAGGTTTTTATGTTCATGtactttttgttttatcttatgACAGAATGGTGATACAATTGTAGTCACTAACTCTATGGAATATACCATCCGTGCTTTACTTCTAAATTGAAGATTCAAGCCTTCTTGAGGTAACATTGTAGAAACTATAAGATTCAAGGAGAATTTGACTAGTGAACCATTCTGAAGGCCACATATTTTGCCTAGTAACTGAATTGGCATCACCTATTCATAAAATGAAATCTGCGGCATTAGAATCTTGAAacttaaaataaccaaaaataacCTTAAGAAAATTCAGACGGAGCCAAATTCTGAACTCAGATAAGATACTATACCTAATAAAACACTGCTGCCATTCGTACAAGGCCAAGTGGGCTGGGTTTGTTAGCCTTTGGCTTAGGACTCCAAATGGGGTGTTCTCTAAACTCTGAAACAAGATCATTGCAATTAATTTGGTAAAAGTGCTATTATAGTTACTTTTATATGATCCTGATAACCTATTTGATTTCTTCATTTTGAGATTGAAATTCAAGGTGCCATGTAATTCTTCTGCAAGGTCTTTAGGAgccacaaaataataatagaaactAAAGCCTTAAATTTCAGAGTTTCTTTTGACAGTTGGTCTGCTCCTTTGCTTGCTTGGTTATGTTGGTTTTTATTGGTCTTTTAATTAAACAAACCAGAATTAGTAGCTAATGCGTAATGGATAATTTTGATTGCTCTTGCAACTTTAATGGTTATCTGTTACAAGATTCTAGCTTAAATGCCTCTTTTGATTGTTAGGGAGAAAGCTCTGTATCGAAGTACAGAAAAAAAGGATATgatacctttttcttttaatttgttactTCCCGTATTGATCAGGCAATGGTGTTACTTGTGATTTCTAATTTCAGGATTTATGAGAGTAACAGATCAATTGGGTTTGCCAAAGGGCTTCATTTGATAAATACATTTTCACATCAGACCCTTGATAAGTATCCTCCATGCAATTCTAATCAGCATGCATCTCTCTACTAGTGTTGAGtttctttaaaatatattatgaagTTCCATCAGCTGTTTGTTCTAGGGTAGGGTCTTATCCACAGGTTGTTTTCTTGTCCGCCATTTCCCTGTAGTTCGAGATCTCCATCTGACCTAGCACAAATAGTTGAAGTTATAGTACTGGACCAAACATTGTTTCAGGCCATTATGCTGAAATGGGGGCAACAATAAGTATCCATAGGATTCTCATCTTGGCTTGTCTGCTAAGTCCTAGATGTTGCGAGGATGCTAAAAATCTGGTGGAGTAGGTCATAGCAGATTTTTCTGCGTAGATATTTGGTTATTCACTCTCTCTATTATTAACTTTATTTGATCAGTAAACCACCATATTCATGTCTAGAATTAACTtcattcatttaaatattaaattagtaATGTGTCTTCCTTTCAGTACAGTGCCATGTAGTCTGTAGATATACTATGTTTATACATTTTTACATTGAGAATATTTCTTTCTGGACTTCCTATCACTATTTTCAGGCACTTCGAGCATCCTAATATGAAACACAAGTGAGAAGGAAATTTTATTAAGGCGTGGCAGACTGAAGGGTAAAGAATTACAGTAATTTCAAGGCCCTGGTTTGTCATCATCATTCAGGGATTTCATCTTTTCTTGCTGGTTAGCCATATCATAAGTTGCATGGAGACCAAAGAATACATAGTATATTAGCATTACAATGGTGCAGATTCCAAATCTAACAAATGACTGAGAACCCAAAGATCCCATGAGAAATATATTTGTTGCAATTGACAAGGATGGAAGCCAAGGGACAAGTGGAACCCCCCAAACTTTTGGCATCCTCTGTTGAGGCAGAAACATTGCAATTCCTGCAGTCCCCAAGAACCAAAGAGGAACCGTGATAGTGTATCCAAGCCAACCATCAGGATTTAGTCCCCAGAAAGCTGCAGTTGCCATTGAGGAGGCAATGATGATCAGCAAGAAGATAACTAATTTCAGAAGGTGAATTTGCGGGGTGACTTCTGTAACATAGTATCTCCTCACAAGAAGTGCGACAGCTATCATCATAAAGACAAAGAGTGTACTCACTGATAACAGCCCTGCCAAGACATCCAAGCTTGAGAAGAAAGCAATACAGGCACCTGAAATGGTAATCAATAGTGTAGCATTTATGGGGGTTCCTGTCTTTGGATGGACAAGAGCAAACCATGGTGGAATCATGTGGGCTCGTGCAATATGAGTAGTATATCGTGCCTGTCCTAGTGATCCTACCAGAAGAACAGTGGTCATTCCCTTCAGGGCACCAAGAGCTACCAGGTACTTTGCCCATTTCATGCCCACACTCTGAAATGCTACAGAATATGGTGCATCCCTATCTATTTCTGTATACTTCTGCATCATGGCCAGTGAAAGTGCCATTAAGCAATATATCACAGTGGTGATGGACATTGATCCAAGCAATCCTAATGGTATGTCTCTTGATGGGTTTTTGGTTTCTTCAGCCATGGTGGCAACGTTATCAAATCCACCATAAGCAAAGTAGACAATAGAGGCAGCCTGAAAGATTCCTTTAGTTCCATAAGGCATAAACGGTTTCAAATTTGATGTGTCAGCGTGAGCAAATCCTACAATTAtcacaaataaaattactatcGTGTTAATTGCAGATGCTATCCAGTTTATGTATGATGTTTTCTTTGTGCTTATCATTCCAATTGCAGCAGCAATTGCCAGGACTGTGACGGCTATTGGGTCCAGAAAATTAAACCCTTCGGCAAGGTTCGTGTGGATGCGTAATGAGTTTTGTTGGCGGTTCAGTAGATTTGTAAAGTAAGAAGTCCATGCTCTGGCAACTGCTGCAATTCCAACAACCATCTCAAGAAGTATGTTTGCAGCTGCTATAAAAGCTGCAAAGTCGCCTAATTCAATTCTTAAGTAAGCAAATGACCCTCCTGCAACTGGTACTTCTATTGCAAATTCTGTGTAGCAGAAGACAGAGAGCATTGCTGATACACCGGAAGCAGCATAGGACAAGACAATGGCTGGTCCAGCATGATCATGCGCTTCTTGCCCCGTCAGCACAAAGATACCAGCACCAATGACTGCGCCAAATCCAAACCAGGTGAGATCCCACCATGTCAGGCATCGTTTCATATCGTTCTCGCTCTGTTTACGAAGTTCTCCAATCTCGTCGGCATCATTTGATCTGCGTAGGAGACGATCTTTGAACCGAAGCCCTATTTGTGATAGCGCAAATCGATATGTGCCCCAGTTTTGGAAGGATTCTTCTGGGAAGAAATCTTGTTTGCTACATCTCCAATAGTTTCTTGGTTGGACATTATCACCCCATTCTCCCACAGAAACCGTGTTATTGTTTTTCTCTTGTGTTCTCTGCGATTCTCCCACAGAAACCATGTTATTGTTTTTCCCTTGTATTCTCTGCGATTCTCCCACAGAAcccatgtttttgtttttcccttgTATTCTCTTCCAATACCCAAAGgaattaggatcatctccagCTCATTTGAACTGgaaatgaactggataatattc
Coding sequences within it:
- the LOC132170229 gene encoding pentatricopeptide repeat-containing protein At4g20090-like, producing the protein MTKCSTFRRELLCNSIRRVLKLGISSIPCKFPALLHSHSHFHFSVLTVPSNKAPETENNGETEPPIPDEIFKSSPKLGSYKLGDSTFYSLIENYADSGDFRSLEKVLDRMKRENRRFIEKSFVVMFRAYGKAHLPEKAVELFDRMVCEFQCRRTVRSFNSVLNVIIQEGCFSRALEFHSHIVGSGNENISPNVLTFNLVIKALCKLGLVNRAVEMFREMPVRKCIPDVFTFSTLMDGLCRENRIDEAVSLLDEMQIEGCFPNAATFNVLINAMCKKGDLARAAKLVDNMFLKGCVPNEVTYNTLIHGLCLKGKLEKAVSLLDRMVSSKCVPNDVTYGTLINGLVKQGRTVDGAHVLISMKERGHCANEYVYSALVSGLFREGKTEEAMKLWKEMTERGCKPNTVVYSALIDGLCREGKLDEAKEVLSEMMNEGCMPNAFTYSSLMKGFFQTGDSLKAILVWKEMAENNCTHNEVCYSVLIHGLCEDGKLRDALMMWKQMLGKGFKPDVVAYSSMIHGLCNAGLVEQGLKLFNDMLCQEPESQPDVITYNIIFNGLCKQSNISHAIDLLNSMLDQGCDPDLVTCNIFLRTLREKVHPPQDGREFLDELAARLFKRHRILGATRIVDVMLQKFLPPKASTWARVVQELCKPKKIQAAIDKCWSSLYC
- the LOC132170230 gene encoding cationic amino acid transporter 5-like is translated as MGSVGESQRIQGKNNNMVSVGESQRTQEKNNNTVSVGEWGDNVQPRNYWRCSKQDFFPEESFQNWGTYRFALSQIGLRFKDRLLRRSNDADEIGELRKQSENDMKRCLTWWDLTWFGFGAVIGAGIFVLTGQEAHDHAGPAIVLSYAASGVSAMLSVFCYTEFAIEVPVAGGSFAYLRIELGDFAAFIAAANILLEMVVGIAAVARAWTSYFTNLLNRQQNSLRIHTNLAEGFNFLDPIAVTVLAIAAAIGMISTKKTSYINWIASAINTIVILFVIIVGFAHADTSNLKPFMPYGTKGIFQAASIVYFAYGGFDNVATMAEETKNPSRDIPLGLLGSMSITTVIYCLMALSLAMMQKYTEIDRDAPYSVAFQSVGMKWAKYLVALGALKGMTTVLLVGSLGQARYTTHIARAHMIPPWFALVHPKTGTPINATLLITISGACIAFFSSLDVLAGLLSVSTLFVFMMIAVALLVRRYYVTEVTPQIHLLKLVIFLLIIIASSMATAAFWGLNPDGWLGYTITVPLWFLGTAGIAMFLPQQRMPKVWGVPLVPWLPSLSIATNIFLMGSLGSQSFVRFGICTIVMLIYYVFFGLHATYDMANQQEKMKSLNDDDKPGP